The following proteins come from a genomic window of Burkholderia stabilis:
- a CDS encoding IS3 family transposase (programmed frameshift) — MTKYNEQFKRQIVDEYLAGNAGVKALGKRYGLSYTLVHRWVARYREHGVAGLSKKYSHYDEQFKLSVLQRMWRDELSYREVATLFNIRGDRTVATWVRLYHDGGIDALKPRRRGRPPSMKPEPDMKPEFPLQPDEARTPDTLSRDDLLKENEYLRAEVAYPKKARCAAAIKGASSAKEKAQIVRELRQCHPIAALLKAADLARSTFYYQLKVLDAGDRHADLKARIRTVYEHHQGRYGYRRITATIRQAGHAINHKTVQRLMGQLRLKSLVRPKKYRSWRGEVGRVAPNLLQRKFDVERPNQKWVTDVTEFNVGGQKLYLSPVMDLYNGEIVAYQMDRRPSFEMVSRMLKKALTKLGRKDRPLLHSDQGWQYQMPAYRRLLGQHALTQSMSRKGNCLDNAAMESFFGTLKSECYRLQRFASVEQLRDALDRYIHYYNHDRIKLKLKGLSPVQYRTQPLGA; from the exons ATGACGAAGTACAACGAGCAGTTCAAGCGGCAAATCGTAGACGAGTACCTTGCCGGCAACGCTGGAGTGAAGGCGTTGGGCAAGCGATACGGCCTGAGCTATACGCTAGTGCACCGGTGGGTCGCCCGGTATCGTGAGCACGGCGTTGCCGGACTGAGTAAGAAATACAGCCACTATGATGAGCAGTTCAAGCTTTCGGTTTTACAGCGTATGTGGCGCGATGAGCTTTCGTATCGCGAGGTCGCGACACTATTCAACATTCGTGGTGACCGAACCGTGGCAACTTGGGTGCGCTTGTATCATGACGGCGGTATAGATGCTCTGAAGCCTCGCCGACGAGGACGCCCGCCCAGCATGAAGCCTGAACCAGACATGAAACCGGAGTTCCCGCTGCAGCCCGATGAGGCACGCACGCCGGACACGCTCTCACGCGACGACCTGCTCAAAGAGAACGAATATCTGCGTGCGGAGGTGGCGTACC CTAAAAAAGCTCGATGCGCTGCTGCGATCAAAGGAGCAAGCAGCGCCAAAGAAAAAGCGCAAATAGTGCGCGAGCTCAGGCAATGCCATCCGATAGCAGCCCTTCTGAAAGCAGCAGATCTGGCGCGCAGCACGTTCTACTATCAGTTGAAGGTGCTGGATGCCGGTGATCGACATGCCGATCTCAAAGCCAGGATCCGGACCGTGTACGAGCATCACCAAGGTCGTTACGGCTATCGGCGAATCACCGCCACAATCCGGCAGGCAGGACACGCGATCAACCATAAGACCGTGCAACGACTGATGGGACAATTGCGACTGAAGTCCTTGGTGCGCCCAAAGAAATACCGCTCCTGGCGAGGCGAAGTTGGTCGTGTCGCGCCTAATCTGCTGCAGCGCAAGTTCGATGTCGAGCGCCCGAATCAGAAATGGGTAACCGACGTGACTGAGTTCAACGTCGGTGGCCAGAAGCTGTACCTGTCGCCAGTGATGGATCTGTACAACGGGGAGATCGTCGCCTATCAGATGGATCGACGGCCAAGCTTCGAGATGGTCAGCCGTATGCTGAAGAAGGCGCTGACCAAGCTTGGACGCAAGGATCGACCGCTGCTGCATTCGGATCAGGGCTGGCAGTATCAGATGCCAGCGTATCGTCGGCTGCTTGGCCAGCACGCGTTGACGCAGAGCATGTCACGCAAAGGCAACTGCTTGGACAACGCCGCGATGGAGAGCTTCTTCGGTACGCTCAAGTCAGAGTGCTACAGGCTGCAACGCTTTGCTAGCGTCGAACAGTTACGCGATGCGTTGGATCGCTACATCCATTACTACAACCACGATCGCATCAAGCTCAAACTAAAAGGGCTGAGTCCCGTTCAATACAGAACTCAGCCCTTGGGCGCCTAG
- a CDS encoding MFS transporter, with product MSTDSVTPPRSGFAVTLQIVSVVCFTFICYLTIGLPLAVLPGFVHDDLGFSAIVAGGAISVQYFATLASRPLAGRFADTLGPKQTVLRGLVGCGVSGVLLLVALLLAHWPVASLVLLVASRLVLGVGESLCGTGAILWGIGRVGVAHNAKVISWNGIATYGALALGAPVGVAIAHTLNPALIGVIVIALAAIGFYLARLIDAVPLVHGERMSYASVFTRVLPHGLGLALGSAGFGSIATFVTLYYAARHWPNAALSLTVFGTLFIGARLLFANTIKTYGGFRVAIVSFAFECSGLVLLWLAPVPHVALVGAALTGFGFALIFPALGVEAVALVPAASRGAALSAYSVFLDLSLGITGPLAGYIAGAFGYPQVFLFAAAAAAAGVALSMVLYQRQARVAGSGAAA from the coding sequence ATGTCAACCGACTCCGTCACACCGCCGCGCAGCGGGTTCGCGGTCACGCTGCAAATCGTGTCCGTCGTCTGCTTCACGTTCATCTGCTACCTGACCATCGGCCTGCCGCTCGCGGTGCTGCCGGGTTTCGTCCATGACGACCTCGGTTTTTCCGCGATCGTCGCGGGCGGTGCGATCAGCGTCCAGTATTTCGCGACGCTCGCGTCGCGGCCGCTCGCCGGGCGCTTCGCCGATACGCTCGGCCCGAAGCAGACGGTGCTGCGCGGGCTGGTTGGCTGCGGCGTGTCGGGCGTGCTGCTGCTCGTCGCGCTGCTGCTCGCGCACTGGCCGGTCGCGAGCCTCGTGCTGCTGGTCGCGAGCCGGCTCGTGCTGGGCGTCGGCGAAAGCCTGTGCGGCACCGGCGCGATCCTGTGGGGCATCGGACGGGTCGGCGTCGCGCACAACGCGAAGGTGATCTCGTGGAACGGCATTGCGACGTACGGCGCGCTCGCGCTCGGCGCGCCGGTGGGCGTCGCGATCGCGCATACGCTGAACCCGGCGCTGATCGGCGTGATCGTGATCGCGCTCGCCGCGATCGGCTTCTACCTCGCACGCCTGATCGACGCCGTGCCGCTCGTGCACGGCGAACGGATGTCGTACGCGAGCGTGTTCACGCGCGTGCTGCCGCACGGCCTCGGCCTCGCACTCGGCTCGGCCGGCTTCGGCTCGATCGCGACCTTCGTCACGCTGTACTACGCGGCGCGCCACTGGCCAAACGCCGCGCTGTCGCTGACCGTGTTCGGCACGCTGTTCATCGGCGCGCGCCTGCTGTTCGCGAACACGATCAAGACCTATGGCGGCTTCCGCGTCGCGATCGTGTCGTTCGCGTTCGAATGTTCGGGCCTCGTGCTGCTGTGGCTCGCGCCCGTGCCGCACGTCGCGCTCGTCGGCGCCGCGCTGACGGGCTTCGGCTTCGCGCTGATCTTCCCGGCGCTCGGCGTCGAGGCCGTCGCGCTCGTGCCGGCTGCCAGCCGCGGCGCGGCATTGTCCGCGTACTCGGTGTTCCTCGATCTGTCGCTCGGCATCACGGGCCCGCTCGCCGGCTATATCGCGGGCGCGTTCGGCTATCCGCAGGTGTTCCTGTTCGCGGCGGCCGCTGCTGCTGCGGGCGTCGCGCTGTCGATGGTGCTGTACCAGCGGCAGGCGCGTGTCGCCGGGAGCGGCGCGGCTGCCTGA